In the Pontibacillus yanchengensis genome, one interval contains:
- a CDS encoding ParB/RepB/Spo0J family partition protein, with protein MARGLGKGINALFQDMEAKQEEAVQEVSINQCRPNPYQPRKTFHAEAIEELKDSIIQHGILQPLIVRKSIKGYEIVVGERRFRAAKEAGFEKVPVVIRELDDTNMMELALLENLQREDLTPVEEAKAYSNLMKELGMTQEQLAARLGKSRPHIANLVRLLSLPEPVSALINNGELSMGHGRALLGLKNKEQLMPLVEKVRNEELNVRQVEQLIIQMNEKSLQKKKKKKTQKDVFLQERESVLQERLGTGVTIHKGKRKGKIEIEFFTDEDLERILHLFE; from the coding sequence ATGGCCAGAGGGTTGGGTAAAGGCATTAACGCGCTTTTTCAAGATATGGAAGCTAAGCAGGAAGAAGCGGTTCAAGAGGTCTCGATTAATCAATGTCGGCCAAATCCTTATCAACCACGTAAGACCTTTCATGCAGAGGCGATTGAAGAATTAAAAGATTCCATTATCCAACATGGTATTCTCCAGCCCCTAATTGTACGCAAAAGTATTAAAGGATATGAGATTGTTGTTGGAGAACGTCGTTTTAGAGCAGCGAAAGAAGCAGGATTTGAAAAAGTGCCTGTCGTTATTCGGGAATTAGATGACACTAACATGATGGAACTCGCCTTATTAGAAAACTTACAACGAGAAGATTTGACCCCAGTTGAAGAGGCAAAAGCTTACTCTAATTTAATGAAAGAACTTGGCATGACACAGGAACAGCTCGCTGCACGCCTTGGTAAAAGTCGACCGCATATTGCCAATTTAGTACGCCTTCTTTCGTTACCAGAACCGGTAAGTGCTCTCATTAATAACGGTGAGCTATCAATGGGACATGGTAGAGCGTTGCTAGGCTTAAAAAATAAAGAACAGCTTATGCCATTAGTTGAAAAAGTACGAAACGAAGAATTGAATGTGCGACAGGTTGAACAATTGATTATTCAAATGAATGAAAAAAGCTTGCAGAAGAAAAAGAAGAAGAAAACACAAAAGGATGTTTTTCTTCAAGAGAGAGAGTCTGTCTTACAAGAGCGTTTAGGTACAGGTGTTACGATTCATAAAGGCAAGCGTAAAGGGAAAATTGAAATTGAGTTTTTCACGGACGAAGACCTAGAAAGAATCTTACATCTATTTGAATAA
- a CDS encoding DUF554 domain-containing protein has product MVVYGALMNGLGILIGGIVGLFLHRVPEKVKETTMNGIGLAVLLIGIQMAIQSEDIIVLVLSLLFGAFIGEALRMEERFEQIGSWVESRFSKESNNSVSQGFMTASLIFVIGAMAVVGALDSGIRGDHDILITKAIIDGFVALVLTTTLGFGVLFSILPVLLYEGGIALLATQIDRWLPQSFLDLFIVEMTATGGLLIVAIGLNLLHITKIRVANLLPSLFLVGLVLYGSIQLGL; this is encoded by the coding sequence ATGGTTGTGTACGGAGCCTTAATGAATGGGTTAGGTATTTTAATAGGAGGAATTGTAGGACTCTTTCTCCATCGAGTACCAGAGAAGGTAAAAGAAACAACAATGAATGGAATAGGATTGGCTGTCCTGTTAATAGGAATTCAAATGGCTATTCAATCTGAAGATATTATAGTATTAGTATTAAGTCTTTTATTTGGAGCCTTCATAGGTGAAGCACTTCGAATGGAGGAGAGGTTTGAACAAATAGGAAGTTGGGTGGAAAGTCGATTTAGTAAAGAATCTAATAATAGTGTCTCGCAAGGATTCATGACGGCTTCCCTTATTTTTGTTATTGGAGCGATGGCGGTAGTTGGGGCATTAGATAGTGGTATTAGAGGAGATCACGATATTTTAATAACGAAGGCTATTATTGATGGGTTCGTAGCGTTGGTATTAACGACCACTTTAGGATTTGGTGTGCTATTTTCCATTTTACCAGTATTGCTATATGAAGGTGGCATTGCTTTGTTAGCTACACAAATCGATCGCTGGTTACCACAGTCATTTTTAGATCTATTTATTGTAGAGATGACAGCGACAGGTGGGTTACTCATTGTAGCAATTGGATTGAACTTATTACATATAACCAAAATAAGAGTCGCTAACCTTTTACCAAGCTTGTTTCTAGTAGGGTTGGTATTATACGGTAGTATTCAATTAGGTTTATAA
- the yyaC gene encoding spore protease YyaC, with protein sequence MNLKRRLFSQNQEERYHYEDDKMLLSMTQTLKEWVPANRDIVIVCIGTDRSTGDSFGPLIGTLLEEKRLQNIYVYGTLDEPVHAVNLAEKLEHIQQTHRHPYIIGVDACLGKVSSVGNIILGQGPVKPGAAVKKQLPDVGEIHLTGVVNVSGFMEYFVLQNTRLHLVMQMAKKVAKTIDSFDRQLTLSTTQSNNKKTETLTRRLGKWTPVKE encoded by the coding sequence ATGAATCTAAAACGGAGACTTTTTTCTCAAAACCAAGAAGAACGGTACCATTATGAAGACGATAAAATGCTTTTGAGTATGACTCAAACATTAAAGGAATGGGTGCCAGCCAACCGAGATATTGTGATTGTTTGCATCGGAACGGATCGTTCTACAGGAGATTCTTTTGGTCCGTTGATTGGTACTTTATTGGAAGAAAAACGTTTACAGAACATCTATGTGTACGGAACGTTAGACGAACCTGTACACGCGGTGAACTTAGCCGAAAAGCTAGAGCACATACAACAAACTCATCGACACCCATATATCATCGGTGTTGATGCCTGCTTAGGCAAAGTCTCATCTGTAGGGAATATTATTCTTGGTCAAGGTCCTGTAAAGCCAGGTGCAGCTGTTAAAAAGCAACTACCGGATGTAGGAGAGATTCATCTTACTGGAGTAGTTAATGTAAGTGGATTTATGGAATATTTTGTTTTGCAAAACACACGCCTTCACTTAGTGATGCAAATGGCTAAGAAAGTCGCTAAAACCATCGATTCCTTTGATCGCCAATTAACATTATCAACTACACAATCCAATAATAAAAAGACCGAAACCCTTACTAGAAGACTAGGTAAGTGGACGCCTGTAAAAGAATAA
- a CDS encoding YkvI family membrane protein has protein sequence MIRAGFKWMFLIIGTMIGAGYASGRELWQFFGHESGLAILLFAILFTVSCNVILSISFEQQSKHYLPVLRTIVGQKLTLLYDGMIILYLFTTTVIMLAGSGATWQAFHFSYWVGILAIAIPLVLVFVWDIKGILSMNSIILPLLIGGLLYVLILFSVQKELSLFTFGEQRNWTAAFPFTALNILPLIAVLGAIGNQMKHKGEVWIASIGSGFVLGSISFIYNNSLIQISDDILLYEIPLFAILKHYPYEMFLFISMLLWIAIFTTAASGVLGLITRFRSRLKGPLWLLALITVVLMIPLTSFGFSTLITYLYPLYGLLNLYVLSCILLYPVTNRYKMD, from the coding sequence ATGATTCGTGCAGGTTTCAAATGGATGTTTTTAATCATTGGTACTATGATAGGTGCTGGCTACGCTTCAGGTAGAGAATTATGGCAATTTTTCGGTCATGAAAGTGGACTGGCTATCCTCTTATTTGCGATCTTGTTTACCGTATCATGTAATGTGATTTTATCGATTAGCTTTGAGCAACAGTCCAAGCACTACCTTCCTGTTCTTCGCACAATTGTGGGACAGAAGTTAACGCTTCTTTATGATGGCATGATTATTCTATACCTTTTTACGACTACAGTTATTATGTTGGCTGGAAGCGGTGCAACCTGGCAAGCTTTTCATTTCTCCTACTGGGTTGGCATCTTAGCCATTGCAATCCCTTTAGTTCTCGTTTTTGTTTGGGATATTAAGGGCATCTTATCGATGAATAGCATCATCCTACCGTTGTTAATTGGTGGGCTACTATACGTGTTAATTCTATTTTCTGTTCAAAAAGAACTTTCCTTATTCACTTTTGGAGAACAACGGAATTGGACAGCGGCTTTCCCATTCACCGCTTTGAATATCTTACCCTTAATTGCTGTGCTTGGTGCCATTGGAAATCAAATGAAGCATAAGGGTGAGGTGTGGATTGCGAGTATCGGTAGCGGCTTTGTTCTTGGGAGCATATCGTTTATTTATAACAATAGTTTAATTCAAATTTCTGATGATATTTTACTTTATGAAATTCCCCTGTTTGCTATACTTAAACATTACCCGTATGAGATGTTTCTATTCATTTCGATGCTCTTATGGATTGCCATCTTTACAACAGCGGCTTCAGGTGTTCTTGGATTGATTACACGTTTTCGGTCCAGGTTAAAAGGTCCCCTATGGTTACTGGCTCTCATTACTGTAGTCCTCATGATTCCATTAACTAGTTTTGGGTTTTCAACATTAATTACATACTTGTATCCTTTGTATGGGTTGCTAAATCTTTACGTCTTATCTTGTATTTTGTTGTACCCTGTTACAAATCGATACAAAATGGACTGA
- a CDS encoding mechanosensitive ion channel family protein has protein sequence MDVIKNEWNSFYDYITGPEVWFLVGQKVATILLILFLSFIIIRVGKKIIQNVFRNRKRGPFQISERRENTLVKLLENTLTYAVYFGAAIMVLQNIGINVSAMLAGAGIAGLAIGFGAQNLVKDIITGFFIIFEDQFSVGDYIQTANSEGFVEEIGLRTTKIKHWTGKLHIIPNGSIEEVTNYSIHNSIAIVDVSISYEGDIAKGEETIEELLTELPERYQEIVSMPELLGVQNLGSSDVVLRVIAETQPMMHWHIARMIRKELKNRMDERGIEIPFPRLVMYSRTEETEQLDSYKEGSAER, from the coding sequence TTGGATGTGATAAAAAACGAATGGAATTCATTTTATGACTATATAACAGGTCCTGAAGTATGGTTTTTAGTAGGGCAGAAGGTTGCTACAATTCTACTCATACTCTTCTTATCCTTTATCATTATTCGGGTAGGGAAAAAAATCATTCAAAATGTATTTCGTAACAGGAAAAGAGGACCCTTTCAAATAAGTGAACGACGAGAAAATACACTGGTTAAATTATTGGAAAACACGCTGACGTATGCTGTATATTTTGGTGCTGCGATTATGGTGTTACAGAATATAGGTATCAATGTATCTGCGATGCTTGCTGGAGCAGGGATTGCAGGTCTCGCCATCGGATTTGGGGCTCAGAACCTTGTGAAAGATATTATTACTGGATTCTTTATCATATTTGAGGATCAATTTTCTGTTGGAGACTATATCCAAACGGCGAATTCCGAAGGGTTTGTGGAAGAGATAGGCTTACGTACCACGAAGATTAAGCATTGGACAGGCAAACTGCATATCATTCCTAATGGAAGTATTGAAGAAGTAACAAACTATTCCATCCACAATAGTATAGCCATTGTCGATGTGAGCATTTCATATGAAGGGGATATTGCTAAAGGGGAAGAAACGATTGAAGAATTATTAACCGAACTCCCTGAGCGATATCAGGAGATTGTAAGCATGCCTGAGTTGTTAGGTGTACAAAACCTTGGATCATCAGACGTGGTCTTGCGTGTTATAGCTGAAACCCAGCCTATGATGCATTGGCATATAGCACGAATGATTCGCAAAGAACTAAAAAATCGAATGGACGAGCGGGGCATTGAAATCCCATTCCCACGACTTGTCATGTATAGTCGAACAGAAGAAACGGAACAATTGGATTCATATAAAGAAGGGAGTGCAGAACGGTGA
- a CDS encoding DUF951 family protein gives MTEQTYNINDIVQMKKAHPCGENRWRIIRLGMDIRIKCEGCGHSVLIPRRRFESKMKKVLEKAEEE, from the coding sequence GTGACTGAACAAACGTATAATATAAATGACATTGTACAAATGAAAAAAGCTCATCCTTGTGGGGAGAATCGCTGGAGAATCATCCGTTTAGGAATGGATATTAGAATAAAGTGCGAAGGATGCGGTCATAGTGTTCTTATTCCTCGTAGGCGATTCGAATCCAAAATGAAGAAAGTGTTAGAGAAAGCAGAGGAAGAATAG
- the ychF gene encoding redox-regulated ATPase YchF encodes MSLTAGIVGLPNVGKSTLFNAITQAGAESANYPFCTIDPNVGIVEVPDSRLDTLTDLVKPKKTVPTAFEFTDIAGIVKGASKGEGLGNQFLSHIRQVDAICHVVRCFQDDNITHVSGGVDPIGDIETINLELILADLESVNKRIERVQKMVRQKDKEAMAEHEVLVKLQEALENETPARALEFTDDQAKIVKGLHLLTSKPILYVANVGEDEIADPSGNENVQAVREFAANEGAQVIVVCAKIESEIAELEGEEKEEFLDDLGIEESGLDQLIKATYNLLGLATYFTAGEQEVRAWTFKEGMTAPQAAGVIHSDFERGFIRAETVAYDDLVNAGKMSVAKEQGNVRLEGKEYLVKDGDVIHFRFNV; translated from the coding sequence ATGTCTCTTACAGCTGGAATTGTAGGGCTACCTAACGTAGGGAAATCAACATTGTTTAATGCAATTACACAGGCTGGTGCAGAATCGGCGAACTACCCATTCTGTACAATAGATCCGAATGTTGGCATTGTAGAAGTGCCAGATAGTCGTCTTGACACATTAACAGATCTTGTGAAACCGAAGAAAACGGTCCCAACAGCTTTTGAATTCACTGATATTGCAGGGATTGTGAAAGGCGCAAGTAAAGGGGAAGGTCTAGGAAATCAGTTCCTATCTCACATTCGCCAAGTAGATGCTATTTGTCATGTGGTTCGTTGCTTCCAAGATGATAATATTACTCACGTGTCCGGTGGAGTAGATCCAATTGGTGATATTGAAACCATTAATCTTGAACTTATTTTAGCCGACTTAGAATCTGTTAACAAACGCATTGAGCGTGTTCAAAAAATGGTACGCCAAAAAGATAAGGAAGCGATGGCCGAACACGAAGTACTAGTTAAATTACAAGAAGCGCTTGAAAACGAAACACCAGCACGAGCACTTGAATTTACTGATGATCAAGCTAAGATTGTAAAAGGACTTCATTTATTAACATCAAAACCAATTCTTTATGTAGCAAACGTTGGAGAAGATGAAATCGCCGATCCTAGTGGCAACGAGAATGTGCAAGCCGTAAGGGAATTTGCTGCAAATGAAGGTGCGCAAGTCATTGTTGTTTGTGCTAAGATTGAATCTGAAATTGCTGAACTTGAAGGAGAAGAAAAGGAAGAATTTCTTGATGATCTAGGCATTGAAGAGTCTGGATTGGATCAGCTTATTAAAGCAACTTATAATCTTCTAGGCTTAGCAACCTATTTCACGGCTGGTGAACAAGAAGTAAGAGCGTGGACATTTAAAGAGGGCATGACCGCCCCTCAAGCCGCTGGAGTTATTCATAGTGATTTCGAACGAGGCTTTATTCGCGCCGAGACCGTAGCGTATGATGATCTAGTAAATGCTGGTAAAATGTCAGTTGCAAAAGAGCAAGGTAATGTTCGATTAGAAGGCAAAGAGTATCTTGTAAAAGATGGAGATGTCATCCATTTCCGATTTAATGTATAG
- the rpsF gene encoding 30S ribosomal protein S6, with protein sequence MRNYEIMYIIRPNIDEESQKSVVERFNNVLTENGAEIKETKDMGKRRLAYEINDFRDGFYVVIKFQGDREAINEFDRLAKYSDDIMRHIAVREDDQ encoded by the coding sequence ATGAGAAATTATGAAATCATGTATATCATCCGCCCAAACATTGATGAGGAATCTCAGAAATCAGTAGTTGAGCGTTTCAATAACGTTCTTACTGAAAATGGTGCGGAGATCAAAGAAACCAAAGACATGGGCAAGCGTCGTCTTGCATACGAAATCAACGATTTCCGTGATGGTTTCTACGTGGTAATTAAATTCCAAGGCGATCGTGAAGCAATCAACGAATTTGACCGCCTAGCTAAGTATTCCGACGATATTATGCGTCATATCGCTGTACGCGAAGATGATCAATAA
- the ssb gene encoding single-stranded DNA-binding protein, whose translation MLNRVVLVGRLTKDPDLRYTPNGVAVANFTIAVNRPFTSQQGGKDADFINCVVWRRAAENLANFMKKGSMVGVDGRLQSRSFDNSEGKRVFVTEVVADSVQFLETKGSSSGGAGSQGYQSNQNQNYSNNNQNNQNNQSNQEDPFSDNGEPIDISDDDLPF comes from the coding sequence GTGTTAAATCGTGTCGTTCTTGTCGGCAGATTAACTAAGGATCCTGATTTGCGCTATACACCCAACGGAGTTGCCGTTGCGAACTTTACAATTGCTGTAAACAGACCTTTTACAAGTCAACAAGGTGGCAAAGACGCAGACTTCATTAACTGTGTTGTTTGGCGTCGAGCAGCCGAAAACCTTGCAAACTTCATGAAAAAAGGTAGTATGGTAGGCGTTGATGGACGCTTGCAAAGCCGTAGTTTTGATAACTCAGAAGGAAAAAGAGTATTTGTCACAGAAGTTGTCGCTGATAGTGTACAATTCTTAGAAACAAAAGGCTCTTCTTCAGGTGGCGCGGGTTCACAAGGATACCAGTCTAATCAGAACCAAAATTATTCGAACAATAATCAAAACAACCAAAACAACCAATCCAACCAAGAGGACCCATTCTCAGACAATGGGGAACCGATTGATATATCTGATGACGATTTACCGTTTTAA
- the rpsR gene encoding 30S ribosomal protein S18, with the protein MARRGRAKRRKVCYFTANGITHIDYKDVELLKRFVSERGKILPRRVTGTSAKYQRKLTRAIKRARQMALLPYVND; encoded by the coding sequence ATGGCTCGTCGTGGTCGCGCGAAACGTAGAAAAGTGTGTTATTTCACAGCGAATGGAATTACACACATTGATTACAAAGATGTAGAACTTCTAAAGCGTTTTGTTTCTGAACGTGGAAAGATTCTTCCTCGTCGTGTAACAGGAACTTCTGCAAAATATCAACGTAAACTTACAAGAGCGATTAAACGTGCACGTCAAATGGCATTATTGCCTTACGTGAACGATTAA
- a CDS encoding YybS family protein, producing the protein MKQSNVLKDGVLYTAIYLLILMVTVFIPGIEIITLFLLPLPFVLFASRYGWKATLAFSAGAVILSLFVATIYSLPLTAIAALGGVAVGLAIHQRKSPYEAWAQGAVGYVIGILMFYVLSLWLFNINWIEEIDGYIQESIQTSKRVMESVGSSVSEEQLQLLEEQFSQVTVLLPSFMGIFAVGLAFITLWLGFKMMNKLYKESFYFPPIRSLSLPKVLLWYYLIAVIATWFDFEQGTIWKEAVQNAYTFTGFFMTLQGLSFMFAYAYEKKLSKAFPITGVVLTLILPFLLLYPVRILGIIDLGFSLRERLSNKKDR; encoded by the coding sequence ATGAAACAATCAAATGTACTAAAAGATGGAGTTCTATATACAGCTATCTATTTACTGATTTTAATGGTAACGGTATTCATACCTGGAATTGAAATCATTACGCTGTTTTTACTCCCTCTACCGTTTGTACTATTCGCAAGCCGCTATGGTTGGAAGGCTACGTTAGCTTTTTCAGCTGGAGCGGTTATCCTATCTTTGTTTGTAGCTACTATTTATTCGCTACCTCTCACAGCAATAGCTGCATTGGGTGGTGTAGCAGTTGGGCTAGCTATCCATCAAAGAAAATCGCCTTATGAAGCATGGGCTCAAGGGGCAGTTGGCTATGTAATTGGTATATTAATGTTTTACGTTTTATCTCTTTGGTTGTTCAATATCAATTGGATAGAAGAAATAGATGGTTATATACAAGAATCGATACAAACTTCCAAACGAGTAATGGAGTCTGTTGGTAGTTCTGTTTCTGAAGAGCAATTGCAGTTATTAGAAGAACAATTCTCTCAAGTTACTGTCCTATTACCGAGTTTTATGGGAATATTTGCAGTCGGATTAGCCTTTATAACTCTTTGGCTAGGGTTTAAAATGATGAATAAACTATATAAGGAATCATTTTATTTTCCTCCGATTAGAAGCTTGTCTTTACCGAAAGTGTTATTATGGTATTACTTAATAGCTGTAATCGCAACGTGGTTCGATTTCGAACAAGGCACGATATGGAAAGAAGCGGTACAAAATGCGTACACATTTACTGGCTTTTTTATGACGCTTCAAGGGCTATCTTTTATGTTTGCTTATGCCTATGAAAAGAAATTATCAAAGGCATTTCCGATTACTGGTGTAGTGCTCACCCTAATATTACCATTCTTATTACTTTATCCTGTACGAATCTTAGGTATAATTGATTTAGGCTTTTCTTTACGAGAGCGTCTTTCAAATAAGAAAGATCGATAA
- a CDS encoding DHH family phosphoesterase: MPNFFKKPKLSSHLWVIYTLSVLFLGLIFYFEWKLGLVMTAFLAASIYYSVRTEQYLINETEEYISTLSHRVKKVGEEALMEMPIGIVLFSEDFKIEWANPFMNKFYPQDTLVGESLNEISDKLIPNIKEEKDEVWISVENYQLQTVIKKNERLLYLFDRTKQTEIQSLYQNDRTVLAIIFLDNYEEITQAMDDTAKSHINSQVTSILNQWSQENGVYLKRSSQDKFFAVMNQQILSKLERSKFDILDEVRELISDKNVPLTLSFGIGVGEASLPELGELAQSSLDLALGRGGDQVAIKDENGKVRFYGGKTNPMEKRTRVRARVISHALKQLVQEADKVLVMGHKNPDMDSIGACIGILKVAQANDKDGFVVYDPDEMNTGVQRLMEEIQDNDQLYSWFVSPEEAHEVVSKNTLLVVVDTHKPSLVIEERLLSRTEHVVVIDHHRRAEEFIEDPTLVYMEPYASSTAELVTEMLEYQPKKLKLNMLESTALLAGIIVDTKSFTLRTGSRTFDAASYLRSKGADTVLVQKFMKEDLDVYVRRSRLIERAQVYREGIAISKAESGETYGPVIIAQAADTLLTMSGIVASFVISERSDGRIGISARSLGDVNVQVIMESMNGGGHLTNAATQLSDSSIEDAGDQLKEILDDYLEGGTE, encoded by the coding sequence ATGCCGAATTTCTTTAAGAAACCAAAATTGAGCAGTCACTTATGGGTGATTTATACGCTTTCCGTATTATTTCTTGGGCTCATCTTTTACTTCGAGTGGAAGCTCGGTTTAGTTATGACCGCATTTTTGGCTGCATCGATCTATTATAGTGTTCGAACGGAACAATATTTAATCAATGAAACAGAAGAATATATATCGACCCTCTCTCACCGAGTGAAAAAAGTAGGAGAAGAAGCGTTGATGGAGATGCCCATTGGCATTGTGTTATTTAGTGAGGATTTTAAGATTGAATGGGCGAATCCATTTATGAATAAATTTTATCCTCAAGACACGCTTGTAGGTGAGTCTTTAAATGAAATATCGGATAAATTAATCCCAAACATTAAAGAAGAAAAAGATGAAGTTTGGATTTCTGTGGAAAATTACCAACTTCAAACCGTCATCAAAAAAAATGAACGCTTACTTTACCTATTTGATCGCACGAAACAGACAGAAATACAGAGCCTCTATCAAAATGATCGAACCGTATTAGCCATCATCTTTTTAGATAACTATGAAGAAATTACCCAAGCTATGGATGACACAGCAAAAAGTCATATCAATTCTCAGGTAACGTCTATATTAAATCAGTGGTCACAAGAAAATGGTGTTTACTTAAAACGTTCCTCACAGGATAAATTTTTTGCGGTCATGAACCAACAAATACTATCCAAACTAGAACGTTCCAAATTTGATATTTTAGACGAAGTGAGAGAACTTATTTCAGATAAAAATGTTCCTCTTACGTTAAGCTTTGGTATTGGCGTCGGAGAAGCATCTTTACCTGAATTAGGAGAATTAGCTCAATCTAGCCTCGATTTAGCCTTAGGGCGTGGGGGAGACCAAGTAGCCATTAAAGATGAAAATGGTAAGGTTCGCTTCTATGGTGGGAAAACAAATCCAATGGAAAAACGGACAAGAGTACGTGCACGTGTAATCTCACATGCATTGAAGCAGTTGGTTCAAGAAGCGGACAAGGTTCTTGTTATGGGACATAAGAATCCAGATATGGACTCCATTGGTGCCTGTATTGGCATATTAAAAGTAGCTCAAGCGAATGATAAAGATGGTTTTGTTGTATATGATCCTGATGAAATGAACACAGGTGTGCAACGCCTAATGGAAGAAATCCAAGATAATGACCAACTGTATTCATGGTTTGTCTCTCCTGAAGAGGCACATGAGGTCGTCAGTAAAAATACGTTATTAGTCGTAGTTGATACGCATAAGCCTTCTCTTGTTATTGAAGAAAGGCTTTTAAGTCGGACAGAGCACGTCGTTGTCATTGATCACCATAGACGTGCAGAAGAGTTCATTGAAGATCCAACGCTCGTATATATGGAGCCATATGCTTCATCTACTGCTGAATTGGTTACGGAAATGTTAGAATATCAACCAAAGAAACTTAAGTTAAACATGCTAGAGTCAACGGCATTACTTGCTGGTATTATTGTGGATACAAAGAGTTTCACACTTCGGACGGGGTCTAGAACCTTTGATGCGGCAAGTTACTTACGCTCAAAAGGTGCAGATACCGTGCTTGTCCAGAAGTTCATGAAAGAAGATCTGGATGTCTATGTAAGGCGTAGTCGTCTCATAGAACGTGCTCAGGTGTATCGAGAAGGGATTGCCATTTCCAAAGCAGAATCTGGTGAAACATATGGGCCTGTTATCATTGCTCAAGCAGCAGATACACTGCTTACAATGAGCGGTATCGTCGCTTCTTTTGTTATTTCGGAACGCTCAGATGGTAGAATCGGTATTAGTGCACGTTCACTTGGTGATGTGAATGTCCAGGTAATCATGGAAAGCATGAATGGTGGTGGACATTTAACGAACGCCGCCACTCAATTATCTGATTCATCTATAGAAGATGCAGGAGACCAACTAAAAGAAATTCTAGATGACTATTTAGAAGGGGGAACGGAATAA
- the rplI gene encoding 50S ribosomal protein L9, whose translation MKVIFNQDVKGKGKKGEVKDVSEGYARNYLLKHNLAVEATKGNLKALDAKKKKEEEREQEEVDEAKRLKETLANMTVELQAKSGDKGSLFGSITSKHIADELNKTHGIKIDKRKIEMDSPIRTLGYTNVPVKLHQDVTGTIKVHVSEK comes from the coding sequence ATGAAGGTAATCTTTAATCAAGACGTTAAAGGTAAAGGGAAAAAAGGTGAAGTGAAGGATGTTTCTGAAGGATATGCACGTAACTATCTACTAAAGCATAACCTTGCAGTTGAAGCTACAAAAGGGAACTTAAAAGCGTTAGATGCGAAGAAAAAGAAAGAAGAAGAACGTGAGCAAGAAGAAGTAGACGAAGCAAAGCGTCTGAAAGAAACGTTAGCTAATATGACTGTTGAACTTCAAGCTAAATCAGGAGACAAAGGAAGTCTATTTGGCTCCATTACAAGTAAGCATATTGCAGATGAATTGAATAAGACCCACGGTATCAAAATTGACAAACGTAAAATTGAGATGGATTCTCCTATTCGTACGCTTGGTTATACGAATGTTCCTGTTAAGCTTCACCAAGATGTTACAGGTACAATAAAAGTCCATGTTTCAGAAAAATAA